One window of Atribacterota bacterium genomic DNA carries:
- a CDS encoding TetR/AcrR family transcriptional regulator, which produces MRTVKSPHERRKEYLDAARKLFFTKGYEQTSVDEIIKEVCLSKGSFYYYFKSKEDLLDELTGELSVQILTKIKEIVNRDDLDAITKLNKFFSEAAMIKLENIKLIKTLLKVLCDDRNVYFRYKIYQKNTDIIVPEFFKVVQQGIKENIFH; this is translated from the coding sequence ATGAGAACAGTTAAAAGCCCTCATGAGCGGAGAAAAGAATATTTAGATGCTGCCAGAAAACTATTCTTTACTAAAGGATATGAGCAAACATCAGTTGATGAAATTATTAAAGAAGTTTGTCTGTCAAAAGGGAGTTTTTATTATTATTTTAAGTCAAAAGAAGATTTATTGGATGAATTAACCGGGGAGTTAAGTGTACAGATTTTAACTAAGATTAAAGAAATAGTTAACAGGGATGATCTGGATGCAATAACTAAGTTAAATAAATTCTTTTCTGAAGCAGCTATGATAAAATTAGAAAATATCAAATTAATAAAGACACTATTAAAAGTTTTATGTGATGACAGGAATGTTTATTTTAGATATAAGATTTACCAAAAGAATACGGACATCATTGTCCCCGAGTTCTTTAAGGTTGTCCAACAGGGAATAAAGGAAAATATTTTTCATA